Proteins encoded in a region of the Pelmatolapia mariae isolate MD_Pm_ZW linkage group LG16_19, Pm_UMD_F_2, whole genome shotgun sequence genome:
- the LOC134645898 gene encoding olfactory receptor 11H6-like, with the protein MDNVSSVIRFVLSGFNETMNFSVPLFSFTLLYYCVILFVNISLVLLIFFDANLHEPMYILLSSFCINALYGTTGFYPKFLSDLLSSSYNISYEGCILQAFIMYSFGCCELSILTVMAFDRYLAICRPLHYHSFMTKRRLSQLVCFSWLTPLCMFSINIILTSRIKLCGINIQRVLCVNWVIVKLACPEADTLSNNISAYVIVVFYLSHSLFIIWTYIYLIKTCARSSEDRVKFTQTCVPHLISLIIFLTVMSFDSMYLRYGSRDLPQSLQNFITLEFLIIPPVMNPLMYGFKLTKIRNRILSLIYLKSK; encoded by the coding sequence ATGGATAATGTGTCTAGTGTAATACGTTTTGTTCTTTCAGGATTTAATGAGACAATGAATTTTAGCGTACCCCTCTTCTCATTCACTTTACTCTATTATTGTGTGATTTTATTTGTCAATATTTCTCTTGTGCTGCTCATTTTCTTTGATGCAAACCTCCATGAACCCATGTACATTTTACTGAGCAGCTTTTGCATTAATGCACTTTATGGGACCACAGGTTTCTACCCAAAATTCCTTTCAGACTTACTGTCATCTTCTTATAACATCTCATATGAAGGATGCATACTACAAGCTTTTATCATGTACTCATTCGGCTGCTGTGAATTGTCCATTTTAACTGTCATGGCCTTTGACAGGTATCTGGCTATATGTCGACCTCTGCACTACCACTCTTTCATGACTAAGAGGAGGCTCTCTCAGCTGGTGTGTTTCTCCTGGCTAACACCTTTATGCATGTTCTCCATCAATATCATATTAACATCAAGAATCAAGTTATGTGGTATAAACATACAGAGAGTCTTATGTGTAAACTGGGTAATTGTTAAACTTGCTTGTCCTGAAGCTGACACCCTTTCAAACAACATCAGTGCATATGTAATAGTTGTCTTTTATCTGTCTCACTCGCTTTTCATAATTTGGACTTACATATATCTTATTAAAACATGTGCGAGGTCCAGCGAGGACAGGGTAAAGTTTACGCAGACCTGTGTACCACATCTGATCTCTTTGATCATATTTCTCACTGTAATGTCTTTTGATTCGATGTACTTGCGATATGGCTCCAGAGATTTACCCCAAAGCCTCCAAAACTTCATCACTCTTGAATTTCTCATCATCCCTCCAGTTATGAATCCTCTCATGTATGGATTTAAACTCACCAAAATACGAAACAGAATCTTGagtttaatttatttgaaaagCAAATGA